In the Athene noctua chromosome 25, bAthNoc1.hap1.1, whole genome shotgun sequence genome, one interval contains:
- the GSDMA gene encoding gasdermin-A yields MFKKVTQSLVNQIDPKGDLVPVQSILDHEHFRLLCLVRRKRKTIFCPSPRYKRTCYRFDDVLLPREDDKSTEFLFLNEAGQGSRQFTVKKSFSDKVDGSLSLCVDSTRVKVQGAFSLSKGWSIRLEKNHISVPRLDALRTERKLNVNHSFIKQLQKTGQNLYIVHETIENSEETSFEESTKADGSFAAQLYAELCTKGTRESNESIIIPKGCTLAFRAIHLTITDGSWDLDYFPGEISKKFVSDGFSQGTLGTLKAEVGQNLTILLKLSSDLCVVFLRAIKGVMRDRNLFHELSQKMEAVLDETDSCELKTESPDLKDLLSSLQDSSRHLLKLAGAITYTLDALDELTENQLLLLLESLEEKIVSQQLKLVESILENDIESRKGGFSVDASLFSFSQEKDEKITIALVGMSGVKLQKDGSAVCTEEAFSATAALYVSLYVLDLLSNSD; encoded by the exons ATGTTTAAGAAAGTCACCCAATCCCTAGTAAATCAAATAGACCCAAAAGGAGACCTGGTCCCAGTTCAGAGCATCTTAGACCACGAACATTTCAGACTCCTCTGCCttgtgagaagaaaaagaaaaaccatatTCTGCCCATCTCCCCGCTACAAACGGACATGCTACAGATTCGACGACGTGCTGCTGCCTAGAGAAGACGATAAAAGCACAG agttCCTCTTTCTCAATGAAGCTGGTCAAGGTTCAAGGCAGTTTACAGTCAAGAAAAGCTTCAGTGACAAAGTTGATGGGAGTCTGAGCCTTTGTGTTGACTCTACAAGAGTAAAGGTGCAAGGAGCTTTCTCCTTGTCCAAAGGATGGTCCATCAGGCTGGAGAAGAACCACATCTCGGTCCCGAGACTCGACGCACTGAGAACAGAAAG aaAACTGAATGTGAATCACTCCTTCATTAAACAACTACAGAAAACAGGCCAGAATTTATACATCGTTCATGAAACAATAGAAAACTCCGAGGAGACCAGCTTCGAGGAGTCCACCAAGGCAGATGGGAGCTTCGCGGCCCAGCTTTACGCCGAGCTTTGTACAAAG GGCACCCGAGAAAGCAATGAAAGCATAATTATACCCAAGGGCTGCACCCTGGCGTTCAGGGCGATCCACCTGACCATTACAGATGGATCGTGGG ATCTTGACTATTTCCCAGGAGAGATTTCAAAGAAGTTCGTATCTGATG GTTTCTCACAAGGAACATTAGGAACGCTGAAGGCAGAAGTTGGACAGAATTTGACAATTCTCTTGAAGTTGTCTTCTGACCTGTGCGTCGTATTTTTAAGAGCCATCAAAGGTGTGATGAGAGACAGGAACCTCTTTCACGAGCTGAGCCAGAAA ATGGAAGCAGTTCTTGATGAAACTGATAGTTGTGAGCTGAAAACAGAAAGCCCAGACTTAAAAGACCTGTTGAGCAGCTTACAGGATTCATCAAGACATCTCCTCAAGCTGGCAGGAGCCATCACCTACACTCTTGATGCTCTGGATG AGCTAACGGAGAatcagctgctgctgttactaGAGTCCTTGGAGGAGAAGATTGTGAGCCAACAGCTTAAGCTG GTTGAGAGCATCTTGGAAAACGACATCGAAAGCAGGAAGGGGGGTTTCAGCGTGGATGCCAGCTTGTTCTCCTTCTCACAAGAGAAGGATGAAAAAATAACCATTGCCCTGGTTGGGATGAGCGGAGTGAAGCTCCAGAAAGACGGATCTGCTGTCTGCACCGAAGAAGCCTTCTCAGCCACGGCAGCCCTGTACGTGTCCCTGTACGTCCTCGATCTTCTGAGTAACTCGGATTAG